The following proteins are encoded in a genomic region of Methanomicrobia archaeon:
- a CDS encoding DUF1670 domain-containing protein yields the protein GYQTPEIARKTNHTEEACDRYIKAYKKVQKLSEKMEPAEIARTLEMGVSRVKEYLSLITEEMN from the coding sequence GGGATATCAGACGCCGGAGATCGCACGGAAGACGAATCACACGGAGGAGGCCTGTGACCGCTATATCAAAGCCTACAAGAAAGTGCAAAAGTTGAGCGAGAAGATGGAGCCCGCGGAGATCGCACGGACCCTGGAGATGGGGGTGTCCCGGGTGAAGGAGTACCTAAGCCTAATAACCGAGGAGATGAATTGA